One genomic window of Bacillus mycoides includes the following:
- a CDS encoding serine hydrolase domain-containing protein has translation MIKTKDQIEKIAKEIHQNIDFSGGVLIKKDDDIIYENSFGYANRSECINNTLQTRFGIASGCKLFTAISICQLVERGVITFHTKLKDCLHIKFPNFNEDITVHQLLTHSSGIPDYFDESIMDNFEDLWKQTPMYLLKSLKDFLPLFQNSNMMFAPGSKFYYNNAGFIILGLIIEQQTGLEFTEYIERNIFVPVGMNDSGYFSLDNLPKHTALGYIKDVNSQKWRTNAYSIPIKGGSDGGAYITAPDMVKFWEALFNNEILSHEYTKLLLTPHILVNNSQSYGYGIWIEKRQGNIFKYHVMGYDPGVSFRSAVYPDLGITLVIPSNKGAGPEKFMVEIEGVF, from the coding sequence ATGATAAAAACAAAAGATCAAATAGAGAAAATTGCAAAAGAAATACATCAGAATATAGATTTTTCTGGGGGAGTCTTAATAAAAAAAGATGATGATATTATCTATGAAAATTCATTTGGATATGCTAACCGAAGTGAATGTATAAACAATACACTACAAACAAGATTTGGAATTGCCTCAGGATGTAAATTATTCACTGCTATCAGTATCTGTCAACTTGTTGAAAGAGGTGTAATTACTTTTCATACAAAGTTAAAAGATTGTCTACATATTAAATTCCCAAACTTTAATGAAGATATTACAGTACATCAACTTTTAACGCATAGTTCGGGTATTCCAGATTATTTTGATGAAAGTATCATGGATAACTTTGAAGATCTTTGGAAACAAACCCCTATGTATCTTTTAAAAAGTTTAAAAGACTTTTTACCATTATTCCAAAACAGTAATATGATGTTTGCACCAGGAAGTAAGTTTTACTATAACAATGCAGGTTTTATTATACTTGGATTAATTATAGAACAGCAGACAGGACTTGAATTTACGGAATATATAGAAAGAAACATATTCGTTCCAGTTGGCATGAATGATTCAGGCTATTTTTCTTTAGATAATTTACCAAAACATACAGCTCTCGGATATATAAAGGATGTAAATAGTCAAAAATGGAGAACAAATGCATACTCTATACCCATAAAAGGAGGTTCTGATGGTGGTGCTTATATTACTGCACCAGACATGGTGAAATTTTGGGAAGCTCTATTTAACAACGAAATATTAAGCCACGAATATACGAAGTTACTTTTAACTCCTCATATTTTGGTGAATAATAGCCAGTCTTACGGCTATGGAATATGGATTGAGAAAAGACAAGGAAATATTTTTAAATATCATGTAATGGGATATGATCCAGGCGTGAGTTTCCGCTCGGCCGTATACCCGGACTTAGGAATTACATTAGTTATCCCATCAAATAAAGGGGCAGGACCCGAAAAATTCATGGTAGAAATAGAAGGAGTTTTTTAA
- a CDS encoding MFS transporter produces MKKLLKDWKYPLLLLSGVGIANLGAWIYLIALNVLVYNMGGSALAVAALYVIKPLAALFTNAWSGSMIDRLNKRKLMIHLDIYRAVFIAILPLLPSLWIVYLLVFFISMASAIYEPTAMTYMTKLIPVEQRQRFNSLRSLIGSGAFLIGPAVAGILLIIGTPEFAIYMNAIAFLLSGLITLPLPNLDKKYDSNTSSDKLSLTVLKKDWNIVFNFSKKSLYVVCVYFLFQGMMVLATANDSLELSFAKEVLLLTDSEYGFLVSIAGAGFILGAITNTISSKKLAPSFLIGIGSLFIAIGYLIYAFSSEFLIAAIGFFILSFSMAYANTGFYTFYQNNVPVHMMGRIGSIYELVIAVLTIFITILFGIATQFTSIQIVVIVGVLVMLLITILLCVFTLLPSQSKVYSAESIKSK; encoded by the coding sequence GTGAAAAAATTACTTAAAGATTGGAAATATCCTTTATTACTACTGTCCGGAGTCGGTATTGCAAATTTAGGTGCATGGATTTACTTAATAGCACTTAATGTACTTGTCTATAATATGGGCGGCTCAGCTTTAGCGGTTGCTGCTTTATATGTGATTAAACCATTAGCTGCTTTATTTACAAACGCTTGGTCAGGAAGTATGATAGATCGTTTAAACAAACGGAAGTTAATGATTCACCTCGATATATATCGAGCAGTATTTATAGCCATTTTACCCTTGCTTCCATCCCTTTGGATTGTCTACCTATTAGTATTTTTTATAAGCATGGCCAGTGCGATTTATGAACCAACTGCTATGACATATATGACGAAATTAATTCCAGTAGAGCAAAGACAACGTTTCAACTCACTACGTAGTTTAATCGGATCTGGTGCATTTTTAATTGGTCCAGCGGTAGCGGGGATATTATTAATAATTGGCACACCAGAGTTTGCAATATATATGAATGCTATAGCATTTCTGTTATCAGGGTTAATTACATTACCTTTACCTAATCTTGATAAAAAATACGATTCTAATACATCAAGTGATAAGTTATCTCTAACTGTACTAAAAAAAGATTGGAACATAGTCTTTAATTTTAGCAAAAAATCTTTGTATGTCGTATGTGTGTACTTCTTATTCCAGGGGATGATGGTATTAGCTACCGCGAATGACTCTCTTGAACTATCATTTGCGAAAGAAGTTTTATTGTTAACAGATAGTGAATATGGCTTTTTAGTTAGTATCGCTGGAGCGGGTTTTATTTTAGGAGCCATAACAAATACAATTTCATCAAAAAAATTAGCACCTTCATTTCTAATTGGGATAGGATCATTATTCATTGCAATCGGATATTTGATTTATGCTTTTTCAAGTGAGTTTTTAATAGCTGCTATCGGATTCTTTATTCTATCTTTCTCTATGGCATATGCAAATACAGGATTTTACACATTTTATCAAAATAACGTTCCGGTTCATATGATGGGACGAATCGGGAGTATATACGAGCTCGTTATAGCTGTGTTAACAATTTTTATAACGATTCTGTTCGGCATTGCAACTCAATTCACTTCTATACAAATTGTAGTCATTGTAGGAGTATTGGTAATGCTACTTATTACTATCCTATTATGCGTGTTTACTTTATTGCCATCGCAGTCTAAGGTATATTCCGCTGAATCAATAAAATCGAAATAG
- a CDS encoding penicillin-binding protein — MHKLQTNKGARYMMIAFIVLFLTMLLRIFYIQAVGVVHNVNVKDLANEQQNKNGVLEANRGTIYDQNGKVLVQDSTTYRIVVNLKGKDKLKDKEDTAQRLADALEVDKEEIMKNFHEGRTQVEIGKIGRNLSREAKEEINNLKIPGVSFTTEKARVYPNEDFASYILGFARPDDKGNAEGKFGLEESLDKYLRSTNGNVKYVGSRRGIPLTNDIGKIEPAKNGNNVYLTLDKQINSFLEDAMNKAEQHYDPSMLVGIIADPKTGKVLAMSSKPSYNPNKGDIEYFLNDPIANAFEPGSTMKVFTLAAAINEGVYNGKEYFQSGKYTVGSAEIKDHNGGYGWGSITFDEGFERSSNVAFSILEDQLLKPNKFKQYMNKFGFNQKTGIDLPGESKNTLLLNTQIQQVTTSFGQGSTVTPIQIVQAATAIANDGKMMQPYIVDKVVNPTNKQVIMENQPKEIGNPIKKETADKVRNLMERVITSSKGTGTMYKIDGYPIGGKTGTAQIPNPENGRYMEGKDNYIFSFLGMAPIDDPQLVVYLAIKQPKLKGNEYGAQPLAEIFKPVMKNSLEYLKVKPYTEKQMVDATKQSEIKVQNYVNQTMDTVKNIAEKAKLQPVLLGEGKIIKQYPQTGEVMSEGDRIFLVGNNVKMPNLKGWSMRDVMYFSKLLKLDLKTTGTGYVTSQSIEKGQYIQEGDALKLDLEPPLEPLAEASTN; from the coding sequence ATGCATAAACTTCAAACGAATAAAGGCGCTCGATATATGATGATTGCTTTTATTGTTTTGTTTCTTACTATGCTTTTACGTATATTTTATATTCAAGCAGTAGGAGTCGTGCATAATGTTAATGTAAAAGATCTTGCGAATGAACAACAAAACAAAAATGGAGTTTTAGAGGCAAATCGCGGGACAATTTATGATCAAAACGGTAAAGTATTAGTCCAAGACTCAACGACATATCGCATCGTTGTAAACTTAAAAGGAAAAGATAAATTAAAAGATAAAGAAGATACTGCACAACGTTTAGCAGATGCGCTTGAAGTTGATAAAGAGGAGATCATGAAAAATTTTCATGAAGGACGTACGCAAGTTGAAATTGGTAAAATTGGACGTAACTTATCTAGAGAAGCGAAGGAAGAAATTAATAATTTGAAAATACCAGGTGTATCGTTTACAACAGAAAAAGCCAGAGTATACCCAAATGAAGATTTCGCCTCGTATATACTTGGTTTTGCAAGACCGGACGATAAAGGTAATGCGGAGGGGAAGTTTGGGCTTGAAGAAAGTTTGGATAAATATTTACGCTCTACAAACGGAAATGTAAAATATGTAGGTTCACGAAGAGGTATCCCACTTACAAATGATATAGGAAAAATAGAACCTGCTAAAAATGGAAATAACGTATATCTTACGCTTGATAAACAAATTAATAGTTTTTTAGAAGACGCGATGAACAAAGCGGAGCAACACTATGATCCTTCTATGTTAGTAGGAATCATTGCAGATCCAAAAACAGGTAAAGTTTTAGCAATGTCTAGTAAGCCTAGTTATAATCCTAATAAGGGAGACATTGAATATTTTTTAAATGATCCAATTGCGAACGCATTCGAACCAGGGTCTACAATGAAAGTTTTTACATTAGCTGCTGCAATTAATGAAGGTGTATATAACGGGAAAGAATATTTCCAATCAGGAAAATACACAGTTGGTTCAGCAGAAATTAAAGATCATAATGGCGGATATGGATGGGGCTCAATTACATTTGATGAAGGGTTTGAACGGTCATCTAACGTTGCTTTTTCTATTTTAGAAGACCAGTTACTGAAACCAAATAAATTCAAGCAATATATGAATAAATTTGGTTTCAATCAAAAAACAGGGATAGATTTGCCTGGAGAAAGTAAAAATACATTATTGTTAAATACTCAAATTCAACAAGTTACTACTTCTTTCGGCCAAGGCTCAACTGTAACTCCTATTCAAATCGTACAAGCGGCCACAGCTATAGCAAATGACGGGAAAATGATGCAACCTTATATTGTTGATAAGGTTGTAAATCCAACAAATAAGCAAGTTATTATGGAAAATCAACCTAAAGAAATAGGGAATCCGATTAAAAAAGAAACTGCAGATAAGGTAAGGAACTTAATGGAACGTGTTATAACATCATCTAAAGGAACGGGAACGATGTATAAAATTGATGGTTATCCGATTGGTGGTAAAACAGGGACAGCGCAAATTCCGAATCCTGAAAATGGACGATATATGGAAGGGAAAGATAATTATATTTTTTCATTCTTAGGAATGGCTCCAATTGATGATCCGCAATTAGTCGTATATTTAGCCATTAAGCAACCTAAATTAAAGGGGAATGAATACGGCGCTCAGCCTCTTGCTGAAATTTTTAAACCAGTTATGAAAAATAGTCTAGAATATTTAAAAGTGAAACCATATACAGAAAAACAAATGGTAGATGCAACAAAGCAATCTGAAATAAAAGTACAAAATTATGTAAATCAAACGATGGATACGGTGAAAAATATTGCAGAAAAAGCGAAACTTCAGCCGGTATTATTAGGAGAAGGAAAGATAATAAAACAATATCCACAAACTGGCGAGGTAATGAGTGAAGGAGATCGCATATTTCTAGTGGGAAATAATGTGAAAATGCCTAACCTAAAAGGTTGGTCAATGCGTGATGTTATGTATTTCTCTAAGTTGTTGAAATTAGATTTAAAAACAACAGGTACAGGGTATGTAACGAGTCAAAGCATTGAAAAGGGACAATATATACAAGAAGGTGATGCTTTAAAACTAGATTTGGAACCGCCTCTAGAACCATTAGCAGAAGCGAGTACAAATTAA
- a CDS encoding undecaprenyl-diphosphatase has translation MNYTVFQWINNFAGSSKLLDTLMIAITNSAAYVAILFMLILWFNNGKKENAIRKQYTVLYTTLSVSIALLVNVLIHAVYYHPRPFITHHVNQLVPHAADSSFVSDHSVLVFSIAFVFILRGEKLKYIALIWAILVGVSRMYVGVHYPLDILGAAFLTFITSGLVIQSTRILEPLASLIFKMYALVAKRVPFLAKYNHIA, from the coding sequence ATGAATTACACAGTATTTCAATGGATTAATAATTTTGCTGGATCATCCAAGCTATTAGATACGCTAATGATCGCTATTACAAATAGTGCTGCATATGTAGCTATTCTATTTATGCTTATCCTATGGTTCAATAATGGAAAGAAAGAAAATGCAATCCGAAAACAATATACGGTGTTATACACGACACTTTCAGTTAGTATTGCATTATTAGTAAATGTTCTTATACATGCGGTATATTATCATCCGCGTCCTTTTATTACACATCATGTCAATCAATTAGTACCGCATGCAGCAGATTCATCATTTGTAAGTGATCATTCTGTACTTGTATTTTCGATTGCTTTCGTATTTATTCTAAGAGGAGAAAAACTTAAATATATCGCGCTTATATGGGCAATATTAGTCGGTGTATCACGCATGTACGTAGGTGTTCATTATCCTCTAGATATACTTGGGGCTGCGTTCTTAACATTTATTACAAGTGGATTAGTAATACAAAGCACACGTATACTTGAACCGTTAGCTAGTTTAATTTTCAAAATGTATGCACTAGTAGCAAAACGAGTTCCTTTTTTAGCGAAATATAATCATATAGCTTAA
- a CDS encoding zinc-binding dehydrogenase — translation MKAIVHQHKNGIEGLKYKLSPEITPNVGEVKVRLKAAGLNHRDLFIMNNRKEMELPLILGSDGAGIVTELGDGVSNIALHTEVIINPSIGWNNTHEIPELPEVLGGPADGTFAEYVIVPAENVVKKPSYLTWEESGVLSLSALTAYRALFTKGRLKSEEHVLIPGIGGGVATYAMLFAKAIGAKVSVTSRIESKRKTAENYGADFSFNSSGIWEECLHGEKVDLIIDSIGPATFLKYFDVLKPNGRIVNFGASSGDKIELPLRALFYNQIDIMGTSMGSSEEFNEMIHFIEEHNIKPIIDKVYPLEEAIQALNRMQQGEQFGNIALRME, via the coding sequence ATGAAAGCTATTGTACATCAACATAAAAATGGAATAGAAGGTTTAAAATATAAATTATCACCTGAGATAACACCTAATGTTGGGGAAGTTAAAGTGAGATTAAAAGCAGCAGGTTTAAATCATCGTGATTTATTTATAATGAATAATAGAAAAGAAATGGAATTACCTTTAATTCTAGGATCAGATGGTGCAGGTATTGTTACGGAATTAGGAGACGGTGTTTCAAATATCGCACTACATACAGAGGTTATTATAAATCCTAGTATTGGATGGAATAACACTCATGAAATACCAGAGTTACCTGAAGTACTAGGCGGACCAGCCGATGGAACGTTTGCCGAATATGTTATTGTGCCAGCTGAAAATGTAGTGAAAAAGCCATCCTATCTTACGTGGGAAGAATCTGGTGTGTTATCTTTATCGGCATTAACTGCATATAGAGCGCTTTTTACAAAAGGTAGATTAAAATCTGAAGAACATGTCCTAATTCCGGGAATTGGCGGTGGTGTAGCTACTTATGCTATGTTATTTGCTAAAGCAATTGGAGCAAAGGTAAGTGTTACTTCAAGGATAGAGAGTAAAAGAAAGACTGCAGAAAACTATGGCGCAGACTTTTCATTTAATAGTTCTGGTATTTGGGAAGAGTGCTTACATGGAGAAAAAGTAGATTTAATTATAGATAGTATAGGTCCGGCGACTTTCTTGAAATATTTTGATGTATTAAAACCAAACGGAAGAATTGTTAATTTTGGTGCAAGTTCAGGAGATAAAATTGAATTACCGTTACGAGCATTATTTTATAATCAAATCGATATTATGGGAACATCAATGGGGAGCAGTGAGGAATTTAATGAGATGATTCATTTTATAGAGGAACATAATATTAAACCAATCATTGATAAAGTATATCCATTAGAAGAAGCAATTCAAGCTTTAAATCGAATGCAGCAAGGAGAACAATTCGGTAATATTGCCCTTCGTATGGAATAA
- a CDS encoding HAMP domain-containing histidine kinase, which produces MIKNIMYRIRNLPIKWKLTLWSTTLVFILFILYSALQFVVINKWTIDYEQKQINRQVTEIAAYFQDKNDTLSSKTFENSNEFLNNMIDKHQMIRIIGNDGKPIVTVSRDFNESWIEPKNVTQDEAFIKRHIEDRILVERIPIQTKKFTGTIELTKNLETFDHLLKIILVVMVFAGICGLVLSFLGGILITKKLLSSVQSITDTMKRIKKNGLNERVPVRENNDELAKLSILFNEMMDEVETSFTQQKQFVEDASHELRTPLTIIQGHLSMLNRWGKNDSALLDKSLQSSLKEVDRLNKLVSELLELSRAESDQMHPIAAERVHVNSVLKQVTQNFTVLQPDVQFDMKLDADEAYVSIPPSYLEQISIIVMDNAVKYTKEANKYICIESSIQSGKINIRIIDHGTGIPESDLSFVLNRFYRVDKARSRKQGGNGLGLSIAKRLVEKYNGTIQLESKENEGTVVTITFPYATH; this is translated from the coding sequence ATGATAAAAAACATTATGTACCGAATTAGAAATTTGCCTATAAAGTGGAAATTAACACTTTGGTCCACTACACTAGTATTCATTTTGTTTATTTTATATAGCGCGTTACAATTTGTTGTAATTAATAAGTGGACTATAGATTATGAACAGAAACAAATAAATAGACAAGTGACAGAAATAGCGGCATATTTTCAAGATAAAAATGATACGCTCTCGAGCAAAACATTTGAAAACAGTAATGAATTTCTTAACAACATGATTGATAAACATCAAATGATTCGTATTATCGGAAATGATGGAAAACCCATTGTTACTGTTTCGCGAGATTTTAATGAATCGTGGATAGAACCAAAAAATGTTACACAAGATGAAGCATTTATAAAAAGACATATAGAAGATCGAATATTAGTTGAGCGCATACCAATTCAAACAAAAAAATTCACGGGAACTATTGAACTTACGAAAAACTTAGAGACATTTGATCATTTATTAAAAATTATCTTAGTGGTAATGGTCTTTGCAGGGATATGTGGATTAGTGCTTAGTTTTTTAGGCGGGATACTTATAACGAAAAAGCTTTTATCAAGTGTCCAAAGCATAACGGATACGATGAAGCGTATTAAGAAAAACGGACTAAATGAAAGAGTTCCAGTACGAGAAAATAATGATGAACTCGCAAAATTATCGATTCTTTTTAATGAAATGATGGATGAAGTAGAAACTTCTTTTACACAGCAAAAACAGTTTGTAGAAGACGCATCACATGAATTAAGAACACCATTAACAATTATTCAAGGGCACTTATCAATGCTGAATCGATGGGGGAAAAATGATTCAGCATTATTGGATAAATCTCTTCAATCCAGTCTAAAAGAAGTAGATCGATTAAATAAATTAGTTTCAGAATTGCTAGAGCTATCAAGAGCTGAATCAGACCAGATGCATCCAATAGCAGCCGAACGAGTCCATGTTAATAGCGTATTAAAACAAGTTACACAAAACTTTACAGTACTGCAACCTGACGTTCAATTTGATATGAAATTAGATGCAGATGAAGCGTATGTTTCAATACCACCATCTTACTTAGAACAAATTAGTATTATTGTAATGGATAATGCAGTGAAATATACAAAAGAAGCTAATAAGTATATTTGTATTGAATCAAGTATACAGTCGGGGAAAATTAATATTCGCATAATAGATCATGGAACGGGAATACCTGAATCGGATTTATCATTTGTTCTTAACCGTTTTTATAGAGTCGATAAAGCGAGAAGTCGAAAACAAGGTGGCAATGGGCTAGGTCTATCTATTGCAAAACGGCTTGTAGAAAAATATAACGGAACTATTCAATTAGAGAGTAAAGAAAATGAAGGAACAGTTGTTACGATTACATTTCCTTATGCTACCCATTGA
- a CDS encoding response regulator transcription factor, with protein MQHILIIEDEESLADFLELELKYEGYIVDIQLDGRKGLEAALEKNYDLILLDLMLPGLNGLEVCRRLRATKSTPIIMLTARDSIMDRVTGLDSGADDYLPKPFAIEELLARMRVIFRREENTEQKHASFLSFKDLQLQIESRTITKGNEEIELTNKEFELLLMFMKNINRVLTRDILLDQVWGYDAMVETNIVDVYVRYLRNKLHSLDKEEYIQTVRGAGYIMK; from the coding sequence TTGCAACATATACTAATTATTGAAGATGAGGAAAGCTTAGCAGATTTTTTAGAATTAGAATTAAAGTATGAAGGATATATAGTAGATATACAACTTGATGGAAGAAAGGGATTAGAAGCAGCACTTGAAAAGAATTACGATCTCATATTACTTGATTTAATGTTACCAGGATTAAACGGACTGGAAGTATGTCGTCGACTAAGAGCAACTAAAAGTACACCTATTATCATGTTGACTGCTCGTGATAGTATTATGGACCGTGTGACAGGGTTAGATAGTGGAGCTGATGATTATCTTCCAAAACCGTTTGCGATTGAAGAACTTTTAGCACGTATGAGAGTGATTTTTAGGAGAGAAGAAAATACAGAGCAAAAGCACGCATCATTTCTTTCGTTTAAAGATCTACAGCTTCAGATTGAATCTCGAACTATAACTAAAGGAAATGAAGAAATTGAACTTACAAATAAAGAATTCGAGCTACTGCTTATGTTTATGAAAAATATTAATCGAGTTCTTACCCGTGATATTTTACTGGACCAAGTATGGGGATATGATGCAATGGTTGAGACAAATATAGTCGATGTATATGTTCGTTATCTACGTAATAAGTTGCATAGTTTAGATAAGGAGGAGTATATCCAAACAGTCCGCGGTGCTGGATATATAATGAAATGA
- a CDS encoding GrpB family protein, which produces MDGKILIKPYEHYWHTEFLNEKNKIVPLLNEEIIAIEHIGSTAVEGLGAKPLIDMMIGVTNLQITENWREPLAEIGYEYVPKETPNWRFFRKGKWRAGSHHLHVYIYNSVEWKNNLLFREFLKNHEWAREEYRKLKEKLAATYPFDRVSYTNAKAPFICNILELAKKDINKI; this is translated from the coding sequence ATGGATGGGAAAATCTTAATTAAACCGTACGAACATTATTGGCATACAGAGTTTTTAAATGAAAAAAATAAAATTGTGCCGTTACTAAATGAAGAAATTATTGCTATTGAACATATAGGAAGCACAGCCGTAGAAGGATTAGGGGCTAAACCTCTTATTGATATGATGATCGGCGTAACAAATTTACAAATTACCGAAAATTGGAGGGAACCCCTAGCGGAAATTGGCTATGAATATGTTCCAAAAGAAACACCTAATTGGCGTTTTTTTAGAAAAGGGAAATGGAGAGCGGGTAGTCATCATTTGCATGTTTATATTTATAATAGTGTGGAATGGAAGAACAACCTATTATTTCGAGAATTTCTAAAAAATCATGAGTGGGCACGTGAAGAATATAGAAAATTAAAAGAGAAACTTGCTGCTACATATCCTTTTGATCGTGTTTCATATACAAATGCAAAAGCACCGTTTATTTGCAACATATTAGAATTGGCCAAAAAGGATATAAACAAAATATAA
- a CDS encoding protein kinase produces MKDIPVEIQLNTVTFQLKKHHNFDWLTKLGTVFAVFDQQDSGNISFGVEKNGKKKFIKYAGAQTLAYNASTNEAIKRLKNSVTIYNELKHVSLINLIDHYPLQHGYVLIFDWFDGECLHPHWSFPPPAKYNDPNSPFYKYKKLSVKDRLISLNSIFNFHTYVEHKHYVAIDFYDGSILYNFKTNETKICDIDLYSNTPYVNKMGRLWGSSRFMSPEEFQLNSIIDGKTNVFNMGAIAFALLGGGQDRSFIKWEAGEGLYEVAYRAVNENRSKRYASMEEFNNAWLKVYNTEKL; encoded by the coding sequence ATGAAAGATATTCCAGTTGAAATTCAATTAAATACTGTCACATTCCAACTAAAAAAACATCATAATTTTGATTGGCTTACGAAACTAGGAACAGTATTTGCAGTTTTTGACCAACAAGATTCCGGTAATATAAGTTTCGGTGTTGAAAAGAATGGGAAAAAGAAGTTTATTAAATACGCAGGGGCACAAACACTCGCATATAATGCTTCTACAAATGAAGCTATAAAAAGATTAAAAAACTCAGTTACTATATACAATGAATTAAAACACGTTTCTCTTATAAATTTAATTGATCACTACCCTTTACAACATGGATATGTTTTAATTTTTGATTGGTTTGACGGTGAATGTCTTCACCCGCACTGGAGTTTCCCACCCCCAGCAAAATACAATGATCCTAATTCACCATTTTATAAATATAAGAAATTATCCGTTAAAGACAGACTGATTTCATTAAATTCTATTTTTAATTTCCATACTTACGTTGAACACAAACACTATGTAGCTATTGATTTTTATGACGGTAGTATTTTATACAACTTTAAAACTAATGAAACAAAAATTTGTGATATTGATTTATACAGTAACACACCGTATGTAAATAAGATGGGGCGACTGTGGGGATCATCTCGTTTTATGTCACCTGAAGAGTTTCAACTTAACTCTATAATAGATGGAAAAACAAACGTATTTAATATGGGGGCTATAGCTTTTGCACTTTTAGGTGGCGGGCAAGATCGTTCCTTTATAAAATGGGAAGCTGGCGAAGGGTTATATGAAGTAGCATACCGTGCTGTAAATGAAAATCGTAGTAAGCGCTATGCGTCAATGGAAGAGTTTAATAATGCATGGTTAAAAGTCTATAACACTGAAAAGTTATAA
- a CDS encoding sensor histidine kinase: MYNTYGIEIQDNGACIMNFVYINQNVLNNLLYILSSIFIFYFIYDSGYFGKKYKKLLIILCTSIPLILCMRYPIYMDENYIHDLRQIPFLIGTLYGGFPVGIALLMILLIIRFMFYGFSLLTIIVYGTMLIITAFASSKFNTYNRKIKVASSMFLTFFLAIFTTVIVLTLSDFEVNNLYIIYFILLPTILILFMVYFNEVLKDAIFMRSKLIKVEKMEIVSQLAASISHEVRNPLTVVKGFTQLLKTPNITQQSKDEYIDHILEELNRAQAIIDDYLTFAKPASERLDHISVGHELNRVINMMLPFSNMNTINITKEFSGGTIIGNTQHFHQCFLNLIKNSIEAMPNGGDLIISASVSNNKVIIRIQDSGIGMSQEQINRFGEPYFSTKTKGTGLGTMVAVKIIETMRGTLKIRSVINKGTTLTITLPKYSNEEISYNK, from the coding sequence ATGTATAATACATATGGGATTGAAATTCAGGATAACGGGGCATGTATTATGAACTTTGTTTATATTAATCAAAATGTTTTAAATAATCTTCTTTATATTTTAAGCAGTATATTTATTTTTTATTTTATTTATGATAGTGGGTACTTCGGGAAGAAATATAAAAAACTACTTATCATTCTTTGTACGAGTATCCCACTAATTTTATGTATGCGGTATCCCATCTATATGGATGAAAATTATATTCACGATTTAAGACAAATCCCCTTTTTAATTGGTACACTTTATGGTGGATTTCCTGTCGGTATTGCATTACTCATGATTTTATTAATAATACGTTTTATGTTTTATGGTTTTAGCCTGTTAACAATCATTGTTTATGGAACGATGTTAATAATTACAGCATTCGCATCATCAAAATTTAATACATACAATAGGAAAATAAAAGTAGCTTCATCTATGTTTTTAACTTTTTTCCTTGCAATATTTACAACAGTAATTGTTTTAACTCTATCAGATTTTGAAGTGAATAATTTGTACATTATTTATTTCATTCTATTACCAACTATTTTAATATTATTTATGGTCTATTTTAATGAGGTTTTAAAAGATGCAATATTCATGCGATCAAAATTAATAAAAGTTGAAAAAATGGAGATTGTCAGCCAACTCGCTGCAAGTATTTCACATGAAGTAAGGAATCCATTGACTGTTGTAAAAGGATTTACACAACTTTTAAAAACACCCAATATAACTCAACAATCCAAAGATGAGTATATTGACCATATTCTTGAAGAGTTAAATCGTGCACAAGCAATTATTGATGATTACTTAACTTTTGCCAAACCGGCTTCAGAAAGACTAGATCATATTTCAGTGGGGCACGAGTTAAATCGAGTTATTAATATGATGTTGCCTTTTTCTAACATGAATACTATTAATATTACAAAAGAGTTCTCCGGTGGAACAATTATTGGTAATACACAGCACTTCCATCAATGTTTTTTAAACTTAATTAAAAACAGTATTGAAGCAATGCCGAATGGCGGTGATCTTATTATTTCTGCATCTGTTAGTAATAATAAGGTCATAATAAGGATTCAAGATAGTGGAATTGGAATGTCTCAAGAGCAAATCAATCGATTTGGCGAACCGTATTTTAGTACAAAAACGAAAGGTACTGGTTTAGGTACGATGGTTGCTGTAAAAATTATCGAAACGATGCGAGGCACATTGAAAATCCGAAGTGTTATAAATAAAGGAACTACTTTAACTATCACATTACCTAAATACAGTAATGAAGAGATTTCGTATAATAAATGA